DNA sequence from the Procambarus clarkii isolate CNS0578487 chromosome 9, FALCON_Pclarkii_2.0, whole genome shotgun sequence genome:
ATTTCTTTAACACTATTGCATGCCCAGTGCACGACCCCCCGTACCACCTCAAGGTTGGCGGAGCGATGAGTGTGAACTCGCCACCACATAAGTATGATTATACTCTTTTCCGCTTTGTGACATTAATTTTCTGTGCTACGTCGTTCAATTtgatatcaaattgtttgcaatagaatgcccTAAAGGAATATTTGCATATAAGAACAAATATTAGAACAACGTTACCAATAGTATAAGATAAAGTTCATCGTCATGTGAACAACACCTGCTTTTCTTCGTCGTTTCTAGTCATTATTCATTCCGAACCACGGGGTGAGAATGCCACGTGGGATATATTGAACATGGGAAGATGTTGGCGTGCATTTTAAAACGTCCCACAGTATTCAGACAATAAATGGAAGTTTTACAAATTTTATATTGAACATGCTGTCCATACATACAGTATTTGATGCCGTTTGCATCATAGGGCCTATTCCATATTTTGGTTTTATGACATCAAAACAGTCATTGGGCTGTGAAAGTGTTAATGTCcctttcaaattaaaaaaaaaaaatgttctttaTGCAAATATACGAGTATCAAATTAAAATATACTGCAAGTGAATAAAGGAAATCCTTCATTTACCCTTGGTACTGGAAGCCTGGATAGTACTGTGATGGCTGAGACTGTGGTATACTGGGCACAGTAGTAGGTACCCCAGGCATACTGGTGGGGACCATAGTACTCCGAGGAGGACCCCCACTCGTGTCTGATCCACCACCAACATAATGCTGACCTGAAAGGACAAAGGATGTTATTCTGTTCCCTCACTTTTTAATAATTACAATATCTATTACAGTTCTGAGTCTGAATAAATTTTGAAATTTCAtagcttttattattattattaattattattattaatacaccTTGTTATTTTCTCTCACTGCTAAACCCTCACTTCTGTTAATGAGGACAAGTGCCAGAAAGTACTAGTAAAAATCTGTAGAAGTTCTTATATACAGTATCATGGACACAGCATCTACACACAAAGTTTTCTACAACCTCCATATTCCCTTTTAAAATTACTATATCTTTTCAAGGTCTGGGCAAGAGAATGTATAGGTTTAAGATACATGCTGCATAATCCATTGTTTGTATGCATTATAATGAACAGCTGTGCGTTGAGATACACAGTTAAAATTAAGCACCAACTCTCACTCCAGCAGGGTAAAAATGAATGTTTTAATAATCAAAACAATCGAAATGCAATTAGTTTGTTAATACATAGGAAGTGGTGATATCCACATTTCACATAAATCCGAGATAAACTGAAATATAAAGGAATAATATTTTGAAAAGAAGAATTGTTATTTATATAGTAAAGATTACTACACAAAAAATAGCTGTATATTAGAGTTCTGATCAAGCCACTAACTCTTCCCTTTTTCCCATTAATActatacatactgtactgtaattatattACTGTGCCAGAAATCACAATGCTAGAAAACCAacagttatatataattatatctaAAGTAAAGATAGCAAAAGCAGGGCATGCTTAAAATTTCACGGGAACTTTTTCCCCTATCAGTCACAAAGAAGGATCTTTATCTTGGCCCTAGATGCACAAGGAATTACCTCGGTACTGCTGATATGGTCCAGGATGAGTAGCAGAAACTGCAGCtgaagaaaattcacaaaataatataactaaaaaaaataaGGCTACATTAAAAACTCTCATCTGAGAAATATTGAACATGCAATAATTTTTTTTGTTAGTATTTTGGATGATCTGTAATAATAAAATCCAGTCCAGCACAAGCCTCTGCCTCATGCATAATAACACGATGTAACAACTATTTTCTGCATGGAAAATATTTCCATAATTGGATTCAACCGAATTTGTTTTTAGGTAAACTTGATAACTGACCAATAAATACCAAAATTTGGCCAAATGATATTAATGCAAAAATAATATTCTAGTACCTATTCCATGTATGATCCTTGGTTTTTCCCTAATGTAAATCAAGACAAGACACACTTGGCTAGAAAGGACAGAATTTACACTGATGAACAGAACATTCAACAATGCCTTAGGATTGGCTTAAACAAGCTCCTGCTTGCCCATACAGGTGCTAGGGAGCATTGGTAAGCTGCATTACCTCCGTGGGGAATGCGTACAGTAACTCGAAAGCTCCTAAAGATCAAACGTACCTATTGAGAAGCACTAGTAACTTCTTGTACTAATCAACTCCCTTGGTCACTTCTGATCACAATCGGGTGGTTACATCTACACTAGATCACAGTACCTTAGTTCAGTCCAGTAACAAACATACTGACAAGAATATTTAACACAGGCAAGCAGAAAATGCAATGAAGGGATAGATCGAGAGTGACCGAGGGCCATGCCTAGAaatgagctttcacagaaactttGAAGCTTTTTTCTGAGCTAATTCCATGGGCAGGCACTAAGGTGCCTGAAAATAAAatgaaggttaaaaaaaaaaaaagtaaaatatgCTCACCTGAGCTTGAAAAAGTACAATATGCTCCCACAGAGGTAAGGCCACACAAACCCTTGCTAAAAGTGAATGATTACAATGACAACTCTAGCAAAAAACCGTTGCACATAACATGCGGTGAAAGTTTGACCTTCAAAACCCTCGATCTCCAGCAGAAACCTAGAGATGTCAGTAGGACACCACCACATTAAACATGTTCTTTTCTGTGAACTCCCAGAATGTAAGAGCCAAAGAATTAACCTGTGGGTGACTGAACTTTACCAACCTGCAAATCATCTGAAAGTGATGCACTTTAGTGCAGGAGACCATGGTGTTAAAGTGTAAGAGGATCACTAAAATGATCAGAGGGTAACGGCAAGGTACAGCGAGCACAACTTAAGGAACCACAAAACTATTTAGTGGAAAAACTCTAATAGTGCCACCCCTAGTGCCACCAACAGCCAAATTTGGAAAAAATAGATTAGTCCACGAAACAAAATATGTGTTTAAACGACACATGAATGAACAAGCCCACTGTACAGAGTTGCAAAGATGTAACAAGCATCTTGACAGAATCTGGTTCCTAGCCTGCCACAAATGCACACAGTAAATAACTAGATTGGACCTAGATACTATGTTATAGTTTAGGTGCTGActcctggtggtggtaatgagcagTGGCCATTCAGTACAGAACTCTGTATATACTATTTATCATACTTCATCTTACAAATTGCCAATGGGGGATATCTCTGTGCTAGATTAAATTTTAATAGTTTTAATAGTTAGTTTTAATTTATTCCTAGCAACATTATGATCAAACTACAAAATTTGGAGGTACTGTATATTACATCTAACTAATGTCTTTTCTGTCTTCACAATAGAAGAATgcagcagtaaaaaaaaaaaaaaaaattacatgctAAGCATTTAATACTGAGAAAAACAATAACTTACCATACTAATAATAATTTCTTAGAAAATTTGGATTTGAGAGGTGTTGTAACATTTTTAAAAGAATACTGTAGTGTACTATACAGACATCTCACCAGCAGTGTAGTTAGGGTAGCTAGGATGTTGTTGGGTTGGCTGGGACGACTGCTGTTGGGGAGGCTGTGCTTGGGGTTGTGgtggctgctgctgttgctgtggtggctgcggcggctgctgttgctgctgctgtggctgctgctgctgctgctgctgctgctgcgactGCTGAACATGCTGGTATGGGGCTGGAGTCGAGCTGCCGGATGCATTAGTACTACCCTCTCCCTGCTTGGTACTTTGGTGCACAGATACCTCACCTGAAGGTTATTATGGAAGTGTAAAAGAGAAGCCTTTGTTTAATTGACAAAATTACTTGGCAAAAGAATCTTGACGTCTTACAGTATGCTAATGAAACTGCTCTGATTTCCAACCTTCTCCCTTTGGAATTACTTTTTCTCAATTATTTCCTTTATCAATGGCATTTCTTCATAATGAAATAGTTAGGATGAGTTTGCTTACTACAGTATTTCTGGAAGTAACCATCCGAGTGGGTGTTGACAGCTGTGAGGAGCCTGACTGCCCTTTATCACTACATACAACATGTTTCATGACCAAGGTTGAACCCTTCTGGAACCTTTTAGTTTCATTATAATGTGAAAACAAGTTTAAATTGAAAATAGAACTAGATAGACTTGGATTGTAGCCAGTTAAACGAGTTAACCTCGGGATGGCACATCATCTTGGGAGAAGGACAGAATGATGTTGAGTAAAAAGTTCAGTGAGCTAACTTCACAAAGATCATGTGTAAACTTTTAAAGAAAATGGGCACCACAAAAGGAACAGTAGCAACCAAACTTATGAATTTTGTCGAAAATGTtttatgatataaattcattagactGGAAGAATTGCTGACCCACCAAGAATCAcacattatataaaaaaaaaaaaaaaaaaaaccagtattGAATACAACTATCCAGGAAATCAGATCAGCCAAAAAGATACAAACACTTGCAATATCAACAAAGTCCTTTTTCACACACACAATAAGTACTGTAACAAATGATCATTCGAGACAGAACCCTCAATATGAGAAAATTATAACCGATGACAATGATTCTAGAGATTTGGTCAGTTAATAATAGTCAATATTCATATTAAAAGTGCTGCATAACATACTAATGCCTAAGAAAAATTTccaagcaggagagaagaatgagtTGCAATATATTTAACACCTGCAAAATAATAAAGAATATTGGCAATTTAAAGAATTCTAAAGCTCCAGAATTGGAAGGAATTCAGCCTAAAATAATAACGGAGTCAGCTGTTGATCTATAATGCAATAGAAACTTATTCAGAAAACCCCTAAGTCATAGAGACTGGAAATATGTGAATATCAGCCTAATCTTTGAGAGACAGGACAGAAGAAAACAAAGAAACCAATTTTGCACATCTGCAAGCTCTTAAAGAGAGATATTTCCAAGAAATTAAATTGTTCATATCTCTGCATACAACTGAGCAAGATATAATACAATTTTGTCAGGAACAAATCTTGCCTAACTTGCTTATGTTTACGGTTACAGACAAAAGACTCTGTCGAGGAAAAGGCGATAGAAACAGCGGTGGATGGAGAAGATAGGATAGGAGAGTATTACAGGAAGGCAGCCTactgggaggggaaggggggctaAGGGTTAGAAGGGATGTCGGTTATCTACTTGCAATATTTAAACACTGAAGTCAGTCGTAACAGAAGACTGAGGATTAATTGATTTAACTATAACACTAAGCATCCCATAACAAATTTAAAGGAATAATGCAAATTGGGTTCGAAGATTCCACAACTTTCAACCCCTGGAATTTTTACAAATTTGCAACTTAATTTTAAAATTGATTGCAGTGATGAAAGGTACATACTATGATTTACTGTAGTTTTAAGACAAATGTcaaatttaagcaaaatatcttaAACCATTCTTGCAATATATATATCCACAACAGCAAACTTCTTGAAGCATCCAGGAGGTTTGTAAAAGCCTGCCAAAGCCTTGGCACAAGATCATTTTACTGAAATTTTGAAGCACCTCTGCTTATACCAAAGATACTGCACAGGGTTCTGCAATCCCCAACTTAAATGACATTGAAAGCCATTCTGACATCTACCATCAGAGGGCAACATTACCCAAAAAATATTAGTCTTCCTTGTACATATTGCTATACCCTAGTTTTGATACAGTAGTTTCAAGTCAATACATGAAGGCACTTGCCAGATCATGCAGCTACTGAAAATTCCAGAGCAAATTCATGAAATGAAAGCTATAAAGATGCCCAACAAAACAATCCAGCCCCTTTAGTCATATTTTTATGCAGAGCTGTAAGATTAAGGGAACGAGTGAAACCATATCAAactcaaaatgaaaacaaatcctAGAGTTTTACtctaactacagtactgtacgcTCAGTGGCTTTCACATATTCCTATTAAATATTAATGTTGTGAACTAGTGCCCTTTTATCAGAGCATTTTAAACTTAAGCATATCAGTGTTAACAAAATTTTTAAGCTTTATATAATTTTGTTACCAACCAATACCCCTCTCCAAACTCCCTAGACAAGATGGTTATCATCATCATTTGTGTCATTGCCATGACCCAACTTCAAAACAATACCTTGACATATTTTGTACACTAGAATCATTTGTGCTTATACAGAATCATTTGTGTTATACcttaccttaaaaaaaaaaaaaaaaatcttaaattGGGAAGCCATGCATTAATGCAACTCAAATTTTTATAAGGAAAATGTTGAGGTCCTAATATGCGGCTACGTTTGCTTTTCTTTAACAAAACACTATTTAATCTTTTTCAATGACTTCGCAAGACATACATTACTGCATCAACGCTGAAGTTTACCGTACTTGGGAAAGTGGCTACTGTATTTAAATCACAGATCTGTAGATAGTTATGGTCTTTAAGTGTTTGGACAGTATATGGTTGATTGTACTGCATTTAATACAGTATATAGTTTCCATAATTAGCATCTTGACATTCCCATCTTTAAAGATCTATAGTAGAAAAAAAATGTGATTTGTTATGTAACATCAAATCCAGATACTGTATCAATAAAGATTTTCCAACATAACCATAATTTTTAAAtgaataatgtaatttaagccttGTGCAAAGCTAGCCATGTTAAGCTGCTTAATCATGCATAGTTATCAGGTCTACAGTAAATAATGTACTGGTAGTACAGTATTTAACAGAAGACATTCAAGCAGCACACAATGGGAATTACGTATTGCCCACTAgatagcaaaatattgactaaataTGAATTTAGCATGCAGCCCAAGCTGACAAGGTCTGAGGTCAGTTTCTGGCAAGTTAGACCCTTTGAAATAAAAGTAAAACTAACAATTATTAAGAAACGAGAAACATACAAGTTAATAGCAAGCGAACCATCTTATTATTTCTACTATTTCACATGACTAGCCACgagtcttatttaagaaattattTGTCACATATATCCCGGTCCCATTTCTCCATTTACAAGGAGGAAGGCATCAAcccgagagaaaaaaaatagaattttATTAAGATCTTACAAAGATAATCATCTTTTATCCATTCATTGTGTCATTTGCAAAATGTACAGGTAAATATTAAAAAAACCTGTACTACAGTCATTCGCAGCAGCAGCACCCCACCACTTCATAAAAATCAGGTGTACACAGCTCGTGAATTTTCATACAAACACATTCACTCGCTCTTTACAAGCCACTTCCACCCTGTCTTTTCCCTGGGCcacaaaaaactaaaacaaaaatacaaGCACCAAGCATAATTTGCAAGGGGTGCCCTCACCAGTACAGTATACTACCTATGTATTAAACCTGATTATTCTATAGTTTAAAAAACATTGCCGTGCTTCAGTTTTTGATGAAAGTCAAAGCATATTTCCTTTTGCTAGTAGGTTAGTTTAATAAGATTTCCTgtgaatacagtacagtatgttcACAGAATTAAGATGAGCAGGTACTAAGGGTTGATAACATGCTTATTGTTCTATAACCAATTACTGTACCTTCACTTAACCCAAAAGATGATATGATGTCTTGGTATACGCTTGGGCCTTCAACAATTTCCGAAACTAAAAAGAAAACCAAATGGGCAGTTTGTGCATGAAGGATATGAAAAGAACTTTGTCCACCTTGCAAAACTTCATTTTAAATAGAATACGCAAAAATGAGGCTTTGAgtgtaaatgaaaaaaaaaaatttccgaACAAGATACTCTGTTGCTCCTTTAATCAAGTGTCACCATTTCTATGGACAAGACTATTGACTATTGGAGCAGGTTGACATTTTGAACTGGTGAAATGTGTACTTTGAAACAGCTATCAGGTCATACAGGTACAAGGAAGACACTGGGGAATAACAAATCAATGCTGAAAGGATTCCTAGTTGTCTATCTGGCCATTACCTAGGACTCCTGCCTAACGGCAGTACCTAAATGTCTAATATTCCCTGGTTTTTATTGCCGTGAAACTTCTCTAATCTCCCCCTCCCCAACTATAAATTTAACCATTTTAAAACTGGCCTCCAGCAGGCAATACTGGCTTCTTTCAATAGATATTATTCTTTAACCATAGTACAGTACATCACTaatgcgagctttatgtcaaaagGAAAGTCTTCGAGATATACCCGAAATACAAGAAAATGATAGGACAAAATAAGCACGTCAATCATAGCATGACAGCTTAATGCCTTTGGATAACTTTTGTCTGATGTAACAACCATATTTTACAGTTTTCTttaataaagaataaaatattGTAGAAAACTACCCCCTTATGACACTGACCGTCACTTTGGATGGATGCAGAGGTGGTATGAGTTGGGGTGCTAACTGGTGGATGTGGCTGACTGGCAGAAGAGACCTGTTGGTGCTGTAAGTTTAAGTGCTAATTAATACTTTCTTACATAATGACAAATCAATACAGTATAGGATAACTTTCAAATGAAATTCCAAATTCCCATTACTAAATTTCTCACATATTTCATGTTTAAGTAATGAAAGGAGATTAGAAAAACAACAGCTACCCAATAGCACTGCCTGCCTCTCCCACAATGCCTATCTGAAGAAATTGAATTAAACAAATAAGTACTGTATATGCTATGTATGAATCATATGcaagcattccatttttccaacaTTTCATCATGTTTAAGACAAGATAGCTTATACAGGTTCAGCTTACATAGTAGTATTAATTTCTAAACCTGACTGATCAacatgttagtggtggtgggactGCCACTGCCAAGCCCACCACTACTTTAAGTCTCTTATTGCTTGGTACCATACAATCTGTAGTcacacatatattttttttacccTCACATTAAGACACATTCTACCTCTCCCAACTTGCCTTAATCAGAGATCTGGTGATGAAAGGTAATCTATATCTAACCTCTAGCACCACCCTCTCCACAAACTTGTACAATTTAAATTTGATGTTATTCATGGCTCTCAtcattaacaaacaatatatacaGTGCAGTGCAGTATTTATGATTGTTCATTTTGTTTAGGATAAAATTTTATGGATGTATTATGTATAAAAACCCTCACAAAGTAGGCGGATAGAGAAAGAAGAGGTATTTGAAGACGAGGCTGGTGGAAGCTATTTTGAGGCTAGTGTGATGCAATCTGCCACTTGTAGATTGttattacaatatttattatacaCAACTTTTTTCCAATGGCATTCATGGATGCTTCAATTAACATGGAATTTCTTCCCCTCTTTATTTACATAGTGATAGCTAGAATTTGTATTGGTTAGGGAAAAAAAATGTACTTTTTTAAAAAAAAGTGCTGGCTGCAATTGAAATGAGCTGGTTAATTTACAACATGGTTGGCGCCTTCATATATTTCCCCAGCATTCTGTTGGTAAACTGAAATGGAACCAACTTTTGTAAATTAGGTAACCCGCAAAAATGGTACGTGTATATGAATAGCTAGTAAATGACGTTAGAGTGTACTTAAATgcttacttaacatgtacttttaCCTTTATTCGAGAAACTTGTCCCTTATAAAGTTATTAAACTAGGGAACCATCATTCACAGAATATACAAGATGCcaatcccccactccacccaaAGAACAAGAATAGAAGCAAGAGCAAGGGAATAAAAGACaagataaataaaaaaaaattatattgaacAAAACCCCTTTACCTGTTGTTCAGTTTGCTGCAATGGATCAAATTCCTTTGATGAAATGTTCAGCTGCatggctgctgctggtgctggggaTGCTGCAGCAGTTACGCTGCTGCTCACACCTGCAATGTCGTCGTTTTGTATTGCTTTCTCTGTCAACTCTTCTCCTCTTGGTGCAAGATCATAAAAACACCACCCTACTCAGACTGTAGACTAGAAtttgtgttgaatgtaatgaaatgcccttttctggTGGGGCCCCCAGTTTAAGTAATTTATTTGTACAAAGTGCTGGCAATATGGAAATTTTTTATTTACATCCATTATAATTTGAAAATGGACATTTTAACCTGCATTCTATTTTACATTAAGATAATTCTCTACTTACCTTTACTGGCTTTTTTATTCTTTCTTAGCTCATACTTTTTGCAACTTTTGAAAAGACATTACACTAGAGGCACAGAAATGTCCATAGCTTATTTCCATTGTGCCGATTaagataaatcttgccttactcgcACACAACATTCGCTACTCATTTCCTACACCACTATCATATTTCATGGAAGTTTCATGGGGACCTTTACTGCAGTCTTTATGATAAATATTAAGTGTTATCGTCCCGAATTCAACAAGCCTTGTAAAGAGACTAACCTGTGTCGGCTTCAAAGATAGTTCTGGGAGTCACTTCAGTTGTAACATCCAAGGCATCCAGAAGAGCAGTTACTCTGTCACGAATGGCACGTAGTTCTCGTCTCACAGTTATGGtctgaataaaaaaaatataaaaaaataaaaattcccaTTATCTCTTGTACAACCTAGTTGTACAAGAGTTTTTATGTACAAGTTGTACTAGGTTTTTATGTACAACCTAGTtgtacataaaaacaaaaaataaacaaaaataaaaagtcCCTCAGTCTACACATTTAACTCTAGGAAGGAAAAAATATATAGTACAATTAAAATACATAATCCTTGACTTTATTCCTTACATAATTAGCTTCCATCCTATATTAAAAAACAATTATTGTAAATTCATCTTAAGCACTATAAATTcatttattcaatttattccATTTAGCCAGCATGAGAATATCTGCTGGGTCTATTGGCACATCTAATTTAGATGTTTT
Encoded proteins:
- the LOC123766192 gene encoding protein TFG isoform X3; the protein is MSGAGSSDSGLDLSGKLIIKAQLGEDIRRIPIHNEDMTYDELILMMQRVFRGSLSTDDDITLKYKDEDGDLVTIFDSSDLAFAIQCSRILKLTILLNGQRGMAQGSRVSTITVRRELRAIRDRVTALLDALDVTTEVTPRTIFEADTGVSSSVTAAASPAPAAAMQLNISSKEFDPLQQTEQQHQQVSSASQPHPPVSTPTHTTSASIQSDGEVSVHQSTKQGEGSTNASGSSTPAPYQHVQQSQQQQQQQQQPQQQQQQPPQPPQQQQQPPQPQAQPPQQQSSQPTQQHPSYPNYTAAAVSATHPGPYQQYRGQHYVGGGSDTSGGPPRSTMVPTSMPGVPTTVPSIPQSQPSQYYPGFQYQGYSVPSRPARWVQSAVPISSAVPS
- the LOC123766192 gene encoding protein TFG isoform X1, translating into MSGAGSSDSGLDLSGKLIIKAQLGEDIRRIPIHNEDMTYDELILMMQRVFRGSLSTDDDITLKYKDEDGDLVTIFDSSDLAFAIQCSRILKLTILLNGQRGMAQGSRVSTITVRRELRAIRDRVTALLDALDVTTEVTPRTIFEADTGVSSSVTAAASPAPAAAMQLNISSKEFDPLQQTEQQHQQVSSASQPHPPVSTPTHTTSASIQSDVSEIVEGPSVYQDIISSFGLSEGEVSVHQSTKQGEGSTNASGSSTPAPYQHVQQSQQQQQQQQQPQQQQQQPPQPPQQQQQPPQPQAQPPQQQSSQPTQQHPSYPNYTAAAVSATHPGPYQQYRGQHYVGGGSDTSGGPPRSTMVPTSMPGVPTTVPSIPQSQPSQYYPGFQYQGYSVPSRPARWVQSAVPISSAVPS
- the LOC123766192 gene encoding protein TFG isoform X4 — protein: MSGAGSSDSGLDLSGKLIIKAQLGEDIRRIPIHNEDMTYDELILMMQRVFRGSLSTDDDITLKYKDEDGDLVTIFDSSDLAFAIQCSRILKLTILLNGQRGMAQGSRVSTITVRRELRAIRDRVTALLDALDVTTEVTPRTIFEADTGVSSSVTAAASPAPAAAMQLNISSKEFDPLQQTEQQHQQVSSASQPHPPVSTPTHTTSASIQSDGEVSVHQSTKQGEGSTNASGSSTPAPYQHVQQSQQQQQQQQQPQQQQQQPPQPPQQQQQPPQPQAQPPQQQSSQPTQQHPSYPNYTAGQHYVGGGSDTSGGPPRSTMVPTSMPGVPTTVPSIPQSQPSQYYPGFQYQGYSVPSRPARWVQSAVPISSAVPS
- the LOC123766192 gene encoding protein TFG isoform X2, with the translated sequence MSGAGSSDSGLDLSGKLIIKAQLGEDIRRIPIHNEDMTYDELILMMQRVFRGSLSTDDDITLKYKDEDGDLVTIFDSSDLAFAIQCSRILKLTILLNGQRGMAQGSRVSTITVRRELRAIRDRVTALLDALDVTTEVTPRTIFEADTGVSSSVTAAASPAPAAAMQLNISSKEFDPLQQTEQQHQQVSSASQPHPPVSTPTHTTSASIQSDVSEIVEGPSVYQDIISSFGLSEGEVSVHQSTKQGEGSTNASGSSTPAPYQHVQQSQQQQQQQQQPQQQQQQPPQPPQQQQQPPQPQAQPPQQQSSQPTQQHPSYPNYTAGQHYVGGGSDTSGGPPRSTMVPTSMPGVPTTVPSIPQSQPSQYYPGFQYQGYSVPSRPARWVQSAVPISSAVPS